A segment of the Candidatus Thermoplasmatota archaeon genome:
ACATGGACCATGATCGAAACCTGCTGAGGCAATGTGAAAAGGCCCTGAGAGAACTCACCGCTGAAATGTCGTTGTCTGAGCTGAGGAGAAGCGACAAGGAGGAACACAGGAGAATGGTCGTGGCTGTCTTCAAGATGGCGGTCAGCAAGCATGCTGAGAAGATAACCGACAACCCTGAGATGCTGAGACTCCGTGTGTCTGACCCAGTTTTCAAAGAGTCCTCGTATAGACTGTCGGATTATGTCATCCACAGGCTCAGATTGAATGACCTGCTTGGATGCACGGATCTACCAGCATTGTTAAAATCGAAGCGGGCTCCTCGGGATAACAAGGGGATGCACGGCGACTACGCCAAAAGGAAGGTTGTAGAGGTTCTTGAAAGAAACGGTTTCCTGAACATTGATACCATCTTGAACCAGAAGGGCTTGAGGACACTGAAGAGTGACGTCAGTGTGCAGCTGGGCGGCGAACTACCACGAGGCAAGCTGTTCTGTACGGAAAGATATGTGGAAGGGGTAGTCAAACCCAAAGAAATGAAGCCCAAGAAGTTCGATGTGATCATCCTGTCGGGGGCTAAGCCTAGGCATCTCTTCGAGGTCAACTTCTACACAACCACTGGTACGAAGATAGGGATCAATGAGGGCGAATATGTCGATATGAGTCAAGCCATTGACAAGATAAAGGAATATGAATTCCACTGGATAACGGATGGGAACTACTGGCTTTCTCCAGGAGGACGCGAAAGGTTTGTTAGGCTCTCATCACAATTCGGAAGCATCTACAACATCAATACCTTTGAAGCCAGCCTGAATAGGTTCTCCTGATTGCCTGGGCCTTTCAGGGGGTCATAGCAGTTCAGATGCTATCGAATGCAAACCGCAATCTGGCTGATCCTTTAACACGTCAGCAAGAACAACCAGAGAGGAATCATCAGCACCTTGCCATCGACTCCTAGTCTTCTCTTGGTAAGGAGGATCCCGCATTTGCACCCAGGATTCTCGGCCAAGAACAAGTTCAACGCCTTCAGGTCGCCCTTGTCGATAGTCTCTCTGAATCTGACGTCGAAGGGGATTCCCATCCTTCTCATATCGACGATAATATCGACCTCGTTCCCAGACCTGTCCCGCCAATAGTACATGCGAGGCTCTCTAGTGGGCTGCATGCAGAAGGCTAGTCTCTTGATGTGGTCGTGCGCCACAGCTTCCGCGCACCTGCCAAGCTCAACCGAGTTCTCGGGAAGCCGTTCGTTGAGCAGCCCCAAGATCGCGTTCCTTACCCCGACGTTGGCGACGTAGATTTTCCTCGCCTTCGGGAGGCTCTTGTACAGCGACCCGGAGTAAGCGTACGATACCGATACGAGATACACTGCCTCAAGGTGGGACAGATACCGCTCGACGGTTCTGAAGTTCAATCCTAGTGTGTCGGACAGTGTGTTCGATGCCACGATGTTCCCGGAGCTCTGAGAAAGCACAGCCATCAGCTTCTCGATCTTCTGGGGTTCCCGATTCTTGAAGACGCGCATGACATCCTTGTAGATTGACAGGTCGACTGAGGTAACGATAGCCTGAGCGCACTTGGTGAAGTCCGTGACTCCAAGGTTCTCCGGATATCCGTCCTTGACGAGGTAATCCAGGAGGATACCTTGGATCTCGTCCTCCAGGTTCGCAAGAGCATTGAAGGCATCGTTGTATGTTCTCCATAGGGACTTTATACTGCCCTTCGACAGGAAATCCTCAAATCCCTTCCTCATGAGTCCAAGGGACGCTTCCTTTATGCGATCGCTGTCCTTGTTCAGATCGTGGCATACCACGTCAACGAACTTCATCTGAAGCATGAGGTGCCTGTCTATTCTGCCCACGAGCGATCTCGCTGCTTCTGCGATGATCTCCGGAGAACTCGAGCCCGAAAGGATAACCTTTGTATTCGTCCTCCGGTCGAAATGCCCCTTCATGACCTTTCCCCACTCCGGAAGCGAGTAGACCTCGTCAAGGAAGATGTAGACACGCTCTGTCAGATTCTCGAGTGATTCCTTCAGGATGGTTTCTGTGTACGCCCTCAAGATGTCCTCGAAAGGACGATCAAGATCGGCTAGAAGATAGGGGTAGTCGAAGCTCACGAAGAGGACGCGCCTCGGCTCCACTTTCTTTGCTGACAGAAGCTCGTCGATTATCTGGTACATGACTGTCGTCTTGCCAGCCCTCCTCGGGCCGGTTATGACCAGAATTCTTTCATCGGCGAGCTTGTCCCTCAGAGGATAGAAATCCCTTCTTCGATAGGGACATAGGAGTGGACTAGGAACCTTTCCCGCGGACCACCACGGGTTCTGATTGGCGAGCGCCCTTCTGATCCTGTCGAGAGGAACTTCATTCTGATTCATATTGTACTATAATGCAATGTTTGTATATCAATCTTATGCATTATGATGCAATATACTGTATGCATGTAATGCAAATTGTCACGAGGCAGGTCCCCTGTGACTCTTCCGTCGGTCATGATCCACTGCGAGGATTGTCTGCAGGGGTCGACCTAGGAGGACTAGATCCTGCCCCGCGATTCATGGGTTCCCTGTCAGCAAGCCTACCTCGAAGCGATCAGGAGCTACTACGCGCGGAAGACTCTCCAGACCATGGAGCGAGGCTTCAGGACGATCCACAAGGCCTTCCTTGAGTTGAGGAAGGATGGCAAGGTTAGGACGATGAATCCTCGGAAGATGACCAAGGACGACATCGCCGCCTTCATGGAATGGATGAGGACCAGGAAGACGAGGCACGGCATCAGTCTCGCACATGCCACTCAGGCCAACTACATGAACTACCTCAATGGGTTTCTGCGGTTCCAGAACAACGGAGTGATTGATCAGATGAGGAAGCTGCATTATGTGCGCTTTCCTCAGAAGGTGTCTGCCGAGGTCAGAGTACTGCCTGAGTCACGGGTCGAGGAGATACGCTCGAAACTGAGAACGATGCCAGGGTACGAAGGCGCCGTGGCGCGGTTCATGGTTGCGATGTACGCGTATTCAGGACTCAGAAGGTCTGAACTTCGTCGAGCCAGGCTGGAGGACCTAAGCATCGACACCTGGACCATCGTAGTGGCTCATCCCAAGGGTGAGAGCAGCTGGGCTGTTGCGTCTCCCGCCCGGATATTGCACCCTGCCCGTGAAACGGTGGTCGAGTTCCTGGCAGAACGAAATCGGTATCTGGCTAACGCTGGAATCGAGTCATGCGAGGCTTTGGTGCCAAAGGTCACCGATGGCGTCGCAGATTACTGGACCGATGGGATGTGGGGCAAGGTCAAGGCACAAGCTGAGAGGTGCTCCGGGATCAGGTTCCGGATCCAGACCCTACGAGCGACATTTGGGCAAATGTGTATCGATTGGGGCGGCCGTCCCGATGCGGTCTCCAGGGCGCTTAGACACCAGACTACGCGAACGACCGAGCTCTACTACGCGAGGATACGGCCCGACCATGCTTTTCGTCTTCTCGATCAGGCTTACGATTCCGCTCATCGGGAGAAGAGGTCTGTACCAGAAACCGCTGATTGAGAAAAAGCCAGCTAGTCCGGTGTGCAGGGAGCCGGATTTGAACCGATGATTTCGCGAAAGCTGTTTCAGGATAGTTGATTGCATGTAGGAAATGTTTCCGAAAGTCAGCGTCTGCACGATCTGGACGCCGTTTCTCGTTTTCGTTTCGTCAT
Coding sequences within it:
- a CDS encoding type II restriction endonuclease yields the protein MEAVLQQQRFTHAQLIHFFFDVVKMNSMNIDSIYQYALLNMDHDRNLLRQCEKALRELTAEMSLSELRRSDKEEHRRMVVAVFKMAVSKHAEKITDNPEMLRLRVSDPVFKESSYRLSDYVIHRLRLNDLLGCTDLPALLKSKRAPRDNKGMHGDYAKRKVVEVLERNGFLNIDTILNQKGLRTLKSDVSVQLGGELPRGKLFCTERYVEGVVKPKEMKPKKFDVIILSGAKPRHLFEVNFYTTTGTKIGINEGEYVDMSQAIDKIKEYEFHWITDGNYWLSPGGRERFVRLSSQFGSIYNINTFEASLNRFS
- a CDS encoding ATP-binding protein — encoded protein: MNQNEVPLDRIRRALANQNPWWSAGKVPSPLLCPYRRRDFYPLRDKLADERILVITGPRRAGKTTVMYQIIDELLSAKKVEPRRVLFVSFDYPYLLADLDRPFEDILRAYTETILKESLENLTERVYIFLDEVYSLPEWGKVMKGHFDRRTNTKVILSGSSSPEIIAEAARSLVGRIDRHLMLQMKFVDVVCHDLNKDSDRIKEASLGLMRKGFEDFLSKGSIKSLWRTYNDAFNALANLEDEIQGILLDYLVKDGYPENLGVTDFTKCAQAIVTSVDLSIYKDVMRVFKNREPQKIEKLMAVLSQSSGNIVASNTLSDTLGLNFRTVERYLSHLEAVYLVSVSYAYSGSLYKSLPKARKIYVANVGVRNAILGLLNERLPENSVELGRCAEAVAHDHIKRLAFCMQPTREPRMYYWRDRSGNEVDIIVDMRRMGIPFDVRFRETIDKGDLKALNLFLAENPGCKCGILLTKRRLGVDGKVLMIPLWLFLLTC
- a CDS encoding tyrosine-type recombinase/integrase, with product MERGFRTIHKAFLELRKDGKVRTMNPRKMTKDDIAAFMEWMRTRKTRHGISLAHATQANYMNYLNGFLRFQNNGVIDQMRKLHYVRFPQKVSAEVRVLPESRVEEIRSKLRTMPGYEGAVARFMVAMYAYSGLRRSELRRARLEDLSIDTWTIVVAHPKGESSWAVASPARILHPARETVVEFLAERNRYLANAGIESCEALVPKVTDGVADYWTDGMWGKVKAQAERCSGIRFRIQTLRATFGQMCIDWGGRPDAVSRALRHQTTRTTELYYARIRPDHAFRLLDQAYDSAHREKRSVPETAD